In the Geobacter sp. FeAm09 genome, one interval contains:
- a CDS encoding HAD family phosphatase: MVIFPGGLQADAVIFDFDGIIVDTEPLHHKAFQRILEPLGLGFSWQQYVDTYMGFDDRDAFIEAFASQNRPLDAATLASLVEQKARVFQTVIQDGITSYPGVVELITKLHQMQVPLAISSGALRSDIAPIVQQLDIAHCFDVIVTADDVTKSKPDPETYRLAFKKLASRTAPLSPERTVAIEDTPAGISAAQGAGLQIIGVTNSYPKELLSTATVVLDSLEKLIPFAVHP; this comes from the coding sequence ATGGTGATCTTTCCGGGAGGATTGCAGGCCGATGCCGTTATCTTCGACTTCGACGGCATTATCGTGGATACGGAACCGTTGCACCACAAGGCGTTCCAGCGCATCCTGGAACCGCTGGGGCTCGGATTTTCGTGGCAGCAGTATGTGGACACCTATATGGGGTTTGATGACCGTGATGCTTTTATCGAGGCCTTTGCATCACAGAACAGACCGCTCGATGCCGCGACGCTTGCCAGCCTCGTGGAGCAAAAGGCACGGGTCTTCCAGACCGTCATCCAGGATGGCATCACAAGCTACCCGGGGGTCGTGGAACTGATCACGAAGCTGCACCAAATGCAGGTACCCCTGGCCATCAGCAGCGGCGCCCTGCGGTCCGATATCGCTCCCATAGTGCAGCAGCTCGACATAGCCCACTGCTTTGACGTCATCGTGACCGCTGATGACGTAACGAAAAGCAAACCAGACCCGGAGACCTATCGTCTCGCCTTCAAAAAGCTCGCCTCCCGCACCGCTCCCCTGTCGCCCGAGCGCACCGTCGCTATCGAGGACACGCCAGCGGGGATCAGCGCCGCACAAGGCGCCGGCCTGCAGATAATCGGCGTTACCAACAGCTACCCGAAAGAACTCCTCTCTACCGCAACGGTCGTTCTTGATTCGCTCGAAAAGCTCATCCCCTTCGCCGTACATCCGTAA
- a CDS encoding phenylacetate--CoA ligase: MLIHFPPKIATGEELPAHQLRGLQWTVRHAFEHSAFYHERLSAAGIGPDGITSLDDLRRLPFTTADDLAAGYPFALRAADFSDLVRIHASSGTTGKRKVLCYTRKDVEDWQTMFARCYELAGLTRQDRVQIAVGYGLWTAGIGFQQACERFGALAVPVGPGNLELQTAFLIDLQSTVFCCTASMGLLLAEEVQRKGLKDQLNLKKIILGAERSSSAMLATMRDCLGVEEIYDITGLTEVYGPGTGLSCRENDGIHYWADYYILEVLDPQTLEPVAPGEIGEMVFTTLCKEGAPLIRYRSRDLTRLLPGECPCGCFLPRHDRILGRSDDVTIFRGVNIYPGQIDEALNRVSGIGSEYQVRFDRGPDGRDGMLVRVERARNGAALPDEQVVKQVVAGIKHTMLVSCSVEVLEAGTLPRSERKTRRIYDSRTFE; this comes from the coding sequence ATGTTGATTCATTTTCCCCCGAAGATCGCCACCGGCGAAGAACTCCCTGCCCACCAACTGCGCGGCCTGCAATGGACGGTGCGGCACGCCTTCGAACATTCCGCCTTCTACCATGAACGTCTCTCGGCCGCCGGGATCGGGCCGGACGGCATCACCAGCCTGGACGACCTGCGCCGTCTCCCCTTCACCACGGCGGACGACCTGGCCGCCGGCTATCCCTTTGCCCTGCGCGCCGCCGATTTCAGCGACCTGGTGCGCATCCACGCCTCGTCCGGCACCACCGGCAAACGTAAGGTTCTCTGCTATACCCGCAAGGATGTGGAAGACTGGCAGACCATGTTTGCCCGCTGCTACGAACTGGCCGGCCTAACGCGTCAGGACCGGGTGCAGATTGCGGTGGGCTACGGCCTCTGGACCGCCGGTATCGGTTTTCAGCAGGCCTGCGAACGTTTCGGTGCCCTGGCGGTGCCGGTGGGCCCCGGCAACCTGGAACTGCAAACCGCCTTCCTGATCGACCTGCAATCCACCGTCTTCTGCTGCACCGCGTCCATGGGGCTGCTGTTGGCCGAGGAGGTGCAGCGCAAGGGGTTGAAAGACCAACTCAACCTGAAGAAGATCATCCTGGGGGCGGAGCGTTCCAGCAGTGCCATGCTCGCTACCATGCGCGACTGCCTCGGGGTTGAGGAGATCTACGACATCACCGGGCTTACGGAAGTCTACGGCCCCGGCACCGGCCTTTCATGCCGGGAGAACGACGGCATCCACTACTGGGCCGACTATTATATCCTCGAAGTGCTCGACCCCCAGACCCTGGAGCCGGTCGCTCCGGGCGAGATCGGGGAGATGGTCTTCACCACCTTGTGCAAGGAGGGGGCGCCGCTGATCCGCTACCGCTCCCGCGACCTGACCCGGCTTCTGCCGGGGGAATGCCCCTGCGGGTGCTTCCTGCCGCGCCACGACCGGATTCTCGGTCGCTCCGACGACGTCACCATCTTCCGCGGGGTCAACATCTATCCCGGCCAGATCGATGAGGCCCTGAACCGGGTGTCGGGCATCGGCAGCGAATACCAGGTGCGGTTCGACCGCGGCCCCGACGGCCGGGACGGCATGCTGGTGCGTGTGGAACGGGCGCGCAACGGCGCCGCACTGCCCGACGAACAGGTCGTGAAGCAGGTGGTGGCGGGCATCAAGCACACCATGCTGGTATCGTGCTCCGTCGAGGTGTTGGAGGCGGGGACGTTGCCCCGTTCGGAGCGGAAGACGCGTCGTATTTACGACAGTCGGACATTCGAGTGA
- a CDS encoding indolepyruvate oxidoreductase subunit beta, with protein sequence MISQQLIISGVGGQGILFITRLLAETAIAMGLPVLTSETHGMAQRGGIVISHLKVGDFSSPLVRPGQADGLIALKPGNVPLHRPFLRPDGWIAANAGASDSLAEAATIDADAIALRLGNPQAVNLIVLGRALATGRLFCTIDELDRAIRRKLHAKPAVLEGALAALGAGSGAA encoded by the coding sequence ATGATCTCACAACAACTGATCATCTCCGGGGTGGGGGGGCAGGGGATTCTCTTCATCACCCGGCTTCTGGCGGAGACGGCCATTGCCATGGGGCTGCCGGTGTTGACCTCCGAGACCCACGGCATGGCCCAGCGGGGCGGCATCGTCATCTCCCATCTCAAGGTGGGCGATTTCTCCAGTCCCCTGGTGCGTCCGGGGCAGGCCGACGGCCTGATCGCCCTCAAGCCGGGGAATGTGCCGCTCCATCGCCCGTTTCTGCGGCCGGACGGCTGGATTGCGGCCAACGCCGGAGCTTCTGACTCCCTGGCCGAAGCTGCGACCATCGATGCCGATGCCATTGCCTTGCGGTTGGGCAATCCCCAGGCGGTCAACCTGATCGTTCTCGGCCGCGCCCTGGCCACCGGGCGTCTTTTTTGTACGATTGATGAGTTGGATAGAGCCATTCGGCGGAAGTTGCACGCAAAACCCGCCGTGCTGGAGGGGGCCCTGGCGGCCCTTGGCGCCGGAAGCGGCGCAGCCTGA
- a CDS encoding thiamine pyrophosphate-dependent enzyme, whose translation MQGNEAMARGLVESGCVVAASYPGTPASEILSAIDTWRRAEGANMHVEWAVNEKVAFEIAYAASQSGLRAATAMKQVGLNVASDPLMSAAYLGTVGGFVVISADDPGPHSSQTEQDSRLMAMQAKVPVLDPSSPAEARELAGLAFQLSEEFGVPVMLRPTTRVCHACQDIAPRPVQDLQRKADFRKDPKRWAATPKFRYELHVKLNETLSRLAAHGATAPRCLNRPTGTRRAVVASGVSAAHAREVATASGLWDSFAFYQVVQPYPLHSAFVEEIRTAYNEVLVLEETAGVMEMQLRDYRQVQGKLSGFVPEAGELLPEMIERLLSRFAGRPLPELPEAVPAAGKRPTLCPGCPHRASFYAIKEAAPTGIYPSDIGCYTLGVNLGGVDTVLCMGAAIGQAAGFYHSYRVTGQPRDIVATIGDSTFFHAGIPPLIDAVVQGARFVLVILDNSTTAMTGNQPTPAHGTPAGQAVDIAAIVAGCGVEFCRSADPLDLPAFTALVKEALVFSRDRGVAVVIAKSPCLVDKSARHAKRPQAVVDAACTGCRYCTAQFECPALVYDEASRKVVVDVMICSGCGVCLAVCPVKAIRREGGRP comes from the coding sequence ATGCAGGGAAACGAGGCCATGGCCCGCGGCCTGGTGGAGAGCGGCTGCGTGGTGGCGGCTTCCTACCCGGGAACGCCCGCCTCCGAGATCCTTTCCGCCATCGACACCTGGCGCCGGGCCGAGGGGGCGAACATGCACGTGGAGTGGGCGGTCAACGAAAAGGTGGCCTTCGAGATCGCCTATGCCGCCAGCCAGAGCGGGCTGCGCGCCGCCACCGCCATGAAGCAGGTGGGGCTGAACGTCGCCTCCGATCCGTTGATGAGCGCTGCCTACCTGGGTACGGTGGGCGGTTTCGTGGTGATCAGCGCCGACGACCCCGGTCCCCATTCCTCCCAGACCGAGCAGGACTCCCGCCTCATGGCCATGCAGGCCAAGGTCCCGGTCCTGGACCCCTCTTCCCCGGCCGAGGCCCGGGAGTTGGCCGGCCTGGCCTTCCAACTGTCCGAGGAGTTCGGGGTGCCGGTCATGCTGCGCCCCACCACCCGGGTCTGCCACGCCTGCCAGGACATCGCTCCCCGCCCCGTTCAGGATCTGCAGCGGAAGGCCGATTTCCGCAAAGACCCCAAGCGCTGGGCAGCCACTCCCAAATTCCGTTACGAGTTGCACGTCAAGCTCAACGAAACCCTGTCACGGCTCGCCGCCCATGGGGCGACCGCGCCCCGTTGCCTGAATCGCCCCACCGGAACCCGTCGCGCCGTAGTCGCTTCCGGCGTATCGGCCGCCCATGCGCGGGAGGTGGCCACTGCTTCCGGCCTCTGGGATTCATTCGCCTTCTACCAGGTGGTTCAGCCCTATCCGTTGCACAGTGCCTTTGTGGAGGAGATTCGCACCGCCTACAACGAGGTGCTGGTGCTGGAGGAAACCGCCGGGGTGATGGAGATGCAGCTTCGCGACTACCGGCAGGTGCAGGGCAAGCTCTCCGGTTTCGTTCCCGAGGCGGGAGAGCTGCTGCCCGAGATGATCGAACGGCTTCTGAGCCGGTTTGCCGGCAGGCCGCTGCCGGAGCTGCCCGAAGCGGTTCCGGCGGCGGGCAAACGCCCGACCCTCTGCCCCGGGTGTCCGCACCGGGCCAGCTTTTATGCCATCAAGGAAGCCGCCCCCACGGGGATCTACCCCAGTGACATCGGCTGTTATACCCTGGGGGTCAATCTGGGCGGCGTGGACACGGTCCTGTGCATGGGGGCCGCCATCGGCCAGGCTGCCGGATTCTATCACTCCTACCGGGTGACCGGTCAACCGCGCGACATCGTGGCCACCATCGGCGACTCCACCTTTTTCCATGCCGGCATCCCCCCCCTGATCGACGCCGTGGTGCAGGGCGCCCGCTTCGTCCTGGTGATCCTGGACAACAGCACCACTGCCATGACCGGCAACCAGCCGACCCCGGCCCACGGCACCCCCGCAGGCCAAGCGGTGGACATCGCCGCGATTGTGGCCGGCTGCGGCGTGGAATTCTGCCGCAGCGCCGACCCGCTGGATCTGCCGGCCTTCACCGCCCTGGTCAAGGAGGCGCTGGTCTTTTCCCGTGATCGGGGGGTGGCGGTGGTGATCGCCAAGAGCCCGTGCCTGGTGGACAAAAGCGCGCGGCACGCCAAGCGTCCCCAGGCGGTTGTCGATGCCGCCTGCACCGGATGCCGGTACTGCACCGCCCAGTTCGAGTGCCCGGCCCTGGTCTACGATGAGGCCAGCCGCAAGGTGGTGGTTGACGTCATGATCTGCAGCGGCTGCGGGGTGTGCCTGGCGGTCTGCCCGGTGAAAGCGATCCGCAGGGAAGGGGGACGGCCATGA
- the pyk gene encoding pyruvate kinase produces the protein MPRTVVAAHKTKIVATLGPASSSPDMVARLMSAGVDIFRLNFSHGDNAQKLELIHTIRQASGTAGRQIGILADLQGPKIRTGKMANDAMTLTKGQEVVITTEDILGRDGLIPTIYRSLPSDVHPGSRILLDDGLMELKVVAVDGERVRCTVVTGGVLKNNKGINLPGVNVSAPSLTEKDLADLDFALDAEVDFVALSFVRTAEDVEQIKRIIYQKGKNTPVVAKIEKPEALQNFKKILQATDAVMVARGDLGVEIEAEKVPVFQKKIIHACNEAGKPVITATQMLESMIRNPRPTRAETSDVANAIVDGTDAVMLSAETASGDYPVEAVETMVRIAQDVESADFWSTVDRSLSTPSIAQAVAESACRAATSLGAKTIAVFTQSGSTAALISHFRPHIPIIAYTASPEIQRRLSIYWGVSATGIGSMADMHQQIMAVERSMLAAGYRKGDIIVIIMGLPVEARGSTNLMKVHKLGTGEFFEIY, from the coding sequence ATGCCAAGAACCGTTGTTGCAGCACACAAAACCAAGATCGTAGCCACCCTCGGTCCGGCCAGTTCGTCACCCGACATGGTGGCCCGGCTCATGTCGGCCGGGGTGGATATCTTTCGCCTCAATTTTTCCCACGGCGACAACGCCCAGAAGCTGGAGTTGATCCACACCATCAGGCAGGCTTCCGGGACGGCGGGGCGCCAGATCGGCATTCTGGCCGACCTGCAGGGGCCCAAGATCAGGACCGGCAAGATGGCGAACGACGCCATGACCCTGACTAAGGGGCAGGAGGTGGTCATCACCACCGAGGATATCCTCGGCCGGGACGGCCTCATACCCACGATCTACCGTTCCCTTCCCTCGGACGTTCATCCCGGATCGCGCATCCTCCTGGACGACGGCCTGATGGAACTGAAGGTGGTGGCCGTCGATGGGGAGCGGGTCCGCTGCACGGTGGTAACCGGCGGCGTGCTGAAGAACAACAAGGGCATCAACCTGCCGGGTGTGAATGTCTCCGCCCCCTCCCTGACCGAGAAGGACCTGGCCGACCTGGACTTCGCCCTCGACGCCGAGGTGGATTTCGTGGCGCTCTCCTTCGTGCGCACCGCCGAGGATGTGGAGCAGATCAAGCGTATCATCTACCAGAAGGGGAAAAATACGCCGGTGGTGGCCAAGATAGAAAAGCCCGAGGCGTTGCAGAATTTCAAGAAGATCCTCCAGGCCACGGATGCCGTCATGGTGGCCCGCGGCGATCTGGGGGTGGAGATCGAGGCCGAAAAGGTGCCGGTCTTCCAGAAAAAGATCATTCATGCCTGCAACGAGGCGGGCAAACCGGTCATCACCGCCACCCAGATGCTGGAATCCATGATCCGCAACCCCCGCCCCACCAGGGCCGAGACCTCCGACGTGGCCAACGCCATTGTGGACGGAACCGACGCGGTCATGCTTTCCGCCGAAACCGCCTCCGGCGATTACCCGGTCGAGGCGGTGGAAACCATGGTCCGCATTGCGCAGGATGTGGAGAGCGCCGATTTCTGGAGCACCGTGGACCGAAGCCTGTCAACGCCCAGCATCGCCCAGGCGGTGGCCGAATCCGCCTGCCGGGCGGCCACGAGCCTGGGTGCCAAGACCATCGCCGTCTTTACCCAGTCGGGCAGCACGGCGGCGCTTATCTCCCATTTTCGCCCCCATATCCCGATCATCGCCTATACCGCATCGCCGGAGATCCAGCGGCGGCTCTCCATCTACTGGGGGGTCAGCGCCACCGGCATCGGCAGCATGGCGGACATGCACCAGCAGATCATGGCGGTGGAACGCAGCATGTTGGCGGCCGGTTACCGCAAGGGGGACATTATCGTCATCATCATGGGGCTGCCGGTGGAGGCGCGTGGTTCCACCAACCTGATGAAGGTGCACAAGCTGGGGACTGGCGAGTTCTTCGAGATTTACTGA